One Streptomyces formicae genomic window, GCAGGGGACGCCCCACTCCTGGTCGCAAGTCTCTCCAACGAGCCCCGTCCATCCGCCGAACGGGGCCCCCGGGTGAATGGTGTCAGATCAACAGCGGAGCATGGGCTGCTGCCCCGACGCTCGTCCCCCGAAACCCGGACCCCGGCATGTGACCGCCCAGAAATCGGGCGGCCGCGGCCAACCCTACCGGCCCAGATATACGGAGGTCAGTGCTCCGGTGACTCGGAGGGCGCGGAAGTGACGAGTTCCGTCAGGACTCCGTGGCAGTCCTTGGGGTGCAGGAAGGTGATCCGCGACCCCATGGAACCGATGCGGGGCTCGTCGTAGAGGACGCGTACGCCCTTGTCCCTGATGGCCGCGGCGTCCCCGTCGACGTCCGCGGTGCCGAAGGCGATGTGGTGCACGCCCTCGCCGTTCTTGGCCAGCCACTTGCCCACCGCGGAGTCGTCGCGGATCGGTTCG contains:
- the mce gene encoding methylmalonyl-CoA epimerase → MLTRIDHIGIACFDLDKTVEFYRATYGFEVFHTEVNEEQGVREAMLKINETSDGGASYLQLLEPIRDDSAVGKWLAKNGEGVHHIAFGTADVDGDAAAIRDKGVRVLYDEPRIGSMGSRITFLHPKDCHGVLTELVTSAPSESPEH